Part of the Nicotiana tabacum cultivar K326 chromosome 20, ASM71507v2, whole genome shotgun sequence genome, tagaatgaAATTTCCTCTCAGCTAACGCTAAACATGGGTAGGAAATCGAAGGCTGGAGCGAGAGGGCAAAGCAATCAAATGCCAAATTCAGATCAAAATCAAGGAAATCAAGGAGGAAAAGGTATTCCGAGGACAGAAGATTCGAAGAAAGCAAGGAATTTGAATGCAATTACTAGAATAGTTCCACTAAACTTCGAGCGAGTATTAGCAATGTCAACACCAATGGTAACACCAGTGAGGACACAGTCTGAAAATATGCAGGGGAGTGATGCATGTAGGAAATCGTGGGCTGATAAGGTGGAGGACGAAGCAATTGAACTTGAATCACAAAGTGAGACACAAGCTCAAGGATCTAGATCGTGGAGCAAAGTTGTGGCTACTGTTCCATTGGAGGAAGGTGAGGATCTTAAACGAGAATCACCTATTAACAGTAATGTGAAAATAACACTGGAAGATATCCATGAGGAGGTAGAATAAAAACTGGTGTAGTATGCTATGtgttgggatctaatccaccacAAAATGTCATGGAAGGGTATTTTAATAGAATTTGGGGAAAACTGGGAATTGATCTAGTAGCACAAGTACAAAGAGGTGTGTTTCTGGTCAGATTTCATACAACTGAGAGCAGAACTAAAGTAGTAGAAGAAGGAGTCCAGATGTTTGATAGAAAGCCAGTAATAGTTAAACCTTGGCATCCGGATATAGAACTGAAAAAGGAGATAATAGATAACATACCAGTTTGGATTAGACTACCAGGGCTGAATGTGAAGTACTGGGGAAAACAGGCTTTAGCAAAAATAGCGGGGCTGGTAGGAAACCCATTGAAGACAGACAAAGCAACTACTATGAAGGAGAGAATGACATGCTAGAATACTGGTGGAAGTACCAATCAATAAGGTATTTCCAGACACAGTAATGTTTGAAAATGAGCATGGCCACATTGTGGAACAAGAGGTGGAGTTTGAATGGAAGCCAATACTTTGTACTAAATGCAAAAACCATGGACATGATCTGAAGGAGTGCATGAAATATATAAGGGAAGAGATAAACAATAGAGCCCAGGAAAAGAAGGAAGAAACACAGCAGGGAATAGAGAAGAATAATAAAGGAGAACAGCCAGAAACAACCAAAGAAAAGGGGCAAAGATATAGGTGTTGAAGAGAGGTTTCAACAAAGGGCAGGGAAACAACTGATGGGGAAGCAAAGACGGGATGACAACTATTACAGAAGAAGGTATGCAAGGAGAGGGATAGTGATCATAGAACCTCAAATAAATACAGGAAACTCATTTGCAACATTAGAAGAACAAAGTAATAGAAAGGAAGGGATAACTAAACCTTCCAGCCCTGGAGAAGGTGAAGCTGAGGGAGGACCTGGACATGGGAAGGGTGGGGGACACCTCAACCCTAATAGATAGTATTGGTTTTTGGAATGCCAGAGGCCTAAACAAGCTAGATAAGCAGAAAGAAATGAATCTGTTTATCCACAACTTGAGAGTAGGCTTGTTTGGGTTTCTGGAAACAAAGATAAAAAGAGCTAAGGCACACAAAGCTTCTTTTTATCTTTGTTAAGGTTGGTCGTTTATTACAAATTTAGACAAGCATCCAAATGGTAGGATTTGGATGCTGTGGAAACCTCAGCTATATGAGGTGGATATCAGAGAAGTTACAGAACAAATGATTCATAGTACAGTAAAACATAGGGGGATTGGATTGACTTTTAATGTTACCATGGTGTATGGCTTCAATGAACAAGCAGCAAGGAGGAAACTATGGGAAGACATCAATCAAATAGGGGTCAAAATGGATGGACCATGGGCTGTAATGGGAGACTTTAACTGTGTGCTAAGCAAGGAGGAAAGAATAGGAAGCAAGGTAACTATGGCCGAAACTAAAGACTTTAGACAATGCATAGAAGGTTGTGGTTTGAAGGAGCTGAGGTCCTCATGAGCCTTCTTCATATGGAATAATAAACAAGGTGGAGACAGCAGAGTATACAGCAGGATAGATAGAGTGTTGGTTAATAATGAATGGGTGACTGAATTGCCTGCATCAGAGGTGCATTTCATGAATGAAGGCATCTATGATCACTGTCTAGCAATTATAAACTGGGAAGGAAGGAATGCAGGGGGGAAAAGACAGTTCAGATATATCAACATGTGGAGTGTGATCCCAGAATTCCAAACAAGAGTTCAAGAAGTTTGGGAAAAAGAAATACAAGGCACACAGATGTACAAATTGGTAGGCAAGCTGCATAGAACTAAAAGCATACTGCAAAGATTAAACAAAGAAAGATTCTCATATGTGGAGAAAAGGGCTGAAACAACAATGGCCAAACTAACAGAATGTCAAGGAAAGATTCAAAAAGATCCTAAGAATGTTGAATTAATTAAAGAGGAAGGCAGATGGATGAAAGAGAGTATCATATGGAAGGCTGCTAAAGAGCAGTTCTTAAGACAAAAAAGCAAGATACAATGGATAAGACAGGGGgatcaaaatacaaaatactTCCACGAAGTAATAAAAGcaagaaaaaatacaaataggATATTCTCAATTAAAGATGCAAAAGGGAATATGATAACAGATGTTGAGGGGATAACAGATGCCGTTATAAAATTTTACAAGGAGTTGCTGGGAGAAAGCAAAGGAGATAGGCAAAATGTACGTAGCAATCTTGTAAGGAAAGGGCATGTGGTCCAACAAAAACAAAGGGAACAACTAGAAGCTCCAGTTACAGGAAAGGAAATTAAGGCAGCATTATGGTCAATTGCAGGAGACAAGTCCGTAGGACCTGATGGCTATGGATCTCAATTCTATAAGGACTGCTGGTCAGTGGTAAAGCAAGATGTCATTGAAAGTGTCAAGGAGTTCTTCAACACATCAAAAATGCTCAGGATAATCAATAAAACAACTTTGACTCTCATCCCGAAAAACAATCATGCAGCTGAAGTAGGTGACTATAGACCTATTGCATGCTGCAATACAGTCTATAAAATAATTTCAAAGGTGTTGTGTGACAGGTTAAGAGGAGTCCTGCCATCAATAATAGTTAAGAACCAAAGTGCATTTGTGGAAGGTAGAAGCATAGTGCAGAACATCCTAATATGTCAAGATCTGGTGAAATTGTATAACAGGAAGAAATCAACAAGCAGTTGTTTGATAAAAATTTATCTAAAAAAGGCATACGATTCTGTAGAATGGGGATTTATGGAAGAAATGCTGCATGCACTGAACTTTCCTCccaaattcatcaaatggactaTGGTTTGCATCTCAACAACTCAATACTCGATTGCTATAATGGAGGATTATATGGATGTATTGAGGGGAGAAGGGGTTTGAGACAGGGTGATCCTATATCACCTCTCCTGTTTGTAATATGTATGGAGTACTTCACAAGAATAATGCAATGGGTAGCCACATTAGATGGATTTGCATTTCACACAAAAAGCAAAGAACTGAAGCTAAATCACCTATGCTTTGCAGATGATGTCTTACTGTTTTGCAAAGGTGAGTACAGCAGCATTATGCTTATGTTGAGAGGGCTACAAACATTTTCAGAAGCATCTGGGCTGAGCATTAATGCAGGGAAATCAAATGTATATAATGCAAACATGGATAGACTGTTCAGAAGGAATATGTGAAATCACTGGCTACAAACAGGGGAAATTACCATTCAAATACTTGGGGGTGCTCATAGCTGCAAGGAAACTAAATGCAGGAGACTGTGAAATGTTGGTGGACAAACTTAGTGCAAGAATACACTCATGGGGATCGAGAAACCTATCATATGCAGGTAGGGTCCAGTTGATCAACTCAGTGCTAATAAACATTCACTCATATTGGGCTGTTATTTTTATCCTACCAAAGAAGGTTCTTAGGGACATCATTGCAATATGCAGAAACTACCTATAGGCTGGAAAAGGCATATCAAATAAGGTGACACTAGTTGCATGGGACCTTGTGTGTAGACCTAAAAGAGAAGGAGGATTGGGAATAAGGGAGTGCATCATATAGAATGAATCTGCTATAGCAAAGTATGTCTGGCACATAGCAAATAAAGAAGACACATTGTGGGGTCAAATGGATCAATCATATATACCTGAAAGGAGAAGACTGGTGGCAATATAATCCTTCCCAAGACAGTAGCTGGTATTCGAGGAAAATATGCTCTATACGAGATATATATGTTGCAGGTTATACAGGAAATGGATGGCAAGCAAGTACATGATAATACACAATCAAGAGTGGATACCACTGGAGAAAAAGGAAGACTGAAACAATGGGCTTGGAGCAGAGAAGTGTGGAATAAAATGAACATCCCTAAGCATAGCTTCATCTGCTGGCTTGCAATGAAAAGGAAACTACTGACAAAGGATAGAACACTGAGAATGAAAATAACAGAAGATAGTGATTGTATGTTATGTGAAGGAAATACCGAAACAATGGATCACCTATACTTTGAATGCACATTCTCTAAGATGTGCTTAGCTGAAGTTTGCAAATGGCTGGGTATGAATATAAAGAACACTGAGGTGACAGGGATATGGAGAAGGATGGCAAGAATAGCACAAGGGAGAATAGGTAGAGCATTCACAATGTCAGTACCAACAGCAGTCATCTACCACATATGGAGAGCTAGGAATGAAGCAGTATGGATGAAAAGAGTGCCAAGACCACAAGCAATATTGGAGCAGATACAATACACATGCAAAAACAGGTGCATGGAAGCTgtacagaagaagaagaacaagaaaggAATAAGCTGGATAGAGTCACTATATAGCTAGATAGAAAAGAAATGTATAGTAACAGTCCATGAAAATGAAAGTATAGATGAGATAGAGGAAAGTTAGTAAGAATAGAATAGAAATAGCGGAAGAATGatgaaaaatatatatgtttgGTTTGGGATGATGAATAAAGATTTATTTTCCACCAAAAAAAAGTGCAGACAGAAATTACTAAACAAAATGCCCAATGAAACTTTGGGCAAAGGGTCAACTTGAGATCCTGCTCAGACCATACATTTATATTACTcccacttttttatttttaaatataggtTCAATATATACAACATAccaaaaatattatgaaacttAATACGATGTTAAACACATTTTATAATTAAAAGATGACATCATTAGAAATTTTAAATAGTATATTAGAATTAAATAGATTTAATATAATAAAAAGTGTTGATCTTGTTGTTACAGGTAAAGAAATACcgttatataaaataaaacaaaaaataaatagaacTACTAATAGAAAGAGCATAAAATCGATAATATAAAAGAAAGAAGTGTTAGTTGCGGGACCCACAAATAATAGAAAGATATGGGAGCAAAGAGACATTGGGGAGCACAAAGGCCCATGACTCGACACTGACCCACTAAGATTTGACATCCACTATGCTGCAGTTGCAAATGGCAGCAGCAGCTGCTGCTTTCAGTCTCAGTGGGTTTTCGAGAAGTTTTATTATGTGTCTCGTGCGATTGATACAActggtttttttttgttttatcgaTCTTATATTTTTGGGTCCATAAAATTGTGAGACAAAAAAGTTACCTCATACAACTAGtatcagttgtatgagacacaaaataaaattttccgtgAATTTTTCAATATAAGAAAAGAATGTACTAAATGGATATAGTATACTGATTAATGAGATGAATATTCAGTAGAGAttagagttcaaatcaaaattgAGATTAAAAAAATATCATTAATTTTTTAACTGTCAAAACTATAATAGGCAAAGTTATTTGGTAAAGGTAGAAGGTATATCACCGcgagtaaaaaaaattaaaaaaataaagtaggTGTTGCATATAGATAGAGAGAGAGTAAATAGTGACAGAAAATTGTGTCCGTGTGCAAGTGTTTGATAGGAGTAGTACTTAGATggataaagaaagaagaaaagaaaagagttaggaTTGGCAGCGGAAAGCGCGGGAGTCCATGTGATTAAGTATTTAGACCACCCGCTCTACACGGGCTTTCTCTCCATTAAAGTTTTTCTTCATTGGTCCTACCCTTTTTATATCACTTCCCAACCCCACCTTACTCTTCTATTTCTGTTTTTCGTTAATATCTCAACTTTGCTATGGGtgacatttatttatttttccttacAAGGTAGGTGTCAAAGATATGCAGCCACATGGACTATTACACTATATACTTTTTATCTTCTACCAACacatatacaaaataaaaagattttaatTACTCACATATTTATTGTCTATCTTATAATCATGacatgattttttttattgattttggaATGGTTATGGAAACCAATTCCGAGGCCATAAGAAAGTTAGAAATATGTTTGGAAAATAGATAGACACGtgcataaagaaaaaaatatattccaTTTATTGTTTCGAAAAACAAGTATACAACTTAAATTAACAAACTTTGTATGTCACAGGCGGTAGAATGATGCTTTGATGTTGGATCGATCATGATGAAATGGATGCAGAATTCATTTCTCATCATGAATATTACTTGGGGGATCATAGAAAAAAAATGAATGCTGAATTCTAATTGGACTTAAAAAAACGTAGGAAAAGTCTACAATTTCCCTTTGAAGAACCGAATACACAACAGTGTAAGGGAGATAGTTTAGGTGAGAACAAAGGGAGACATGACAAAGATAAAGAGGAATTCTACGAAGTGACCTTCGATCTCGTGTagcttaaaaaataaaatcattagAGAGGAAACTTTGCCCTAAAACAGAAATCTTTGTTAACCTAAGTAAGAGTCGCACGAATAAAATTGCCATCAAACATCACGACCAAAAAGAAATAGACGGACCTTCTAGTAATATATTCCATATAATCCTCTAAGAAACAAGATTGATTTCAACACAAATAGAACGTCACTATAACAATTATTACGCCACAATCACAAGCATATTTAAATTTGGATATATGAATCGTTATTGTCTATGTGAGGCTTCTAGTAATATTCCATATAATCCTCTATACATCAATGATACTAGAAATTATACGACCtttatatatatgtcaaataagAGGAGTATATCGTTAATAAAAGAGGATCCGTGGAAATTTAATTGTAGAAATCACAGGTATTCAGCTTACATCTCAAGCATCAAGACCATAATATAACATTCTAAACATAAACATTAAATTCTCAAAAATCATACAGCATGCATCAACTTGAACATGAAGTAAAGCCACAAAGATAGCAAAACAGACCACAAAGAAAAGCAGCAGCCATATGGAAAACAGCATCCAGCAGTTATCAGTTAAACATGTTTAATGCAATCTAAGCACGTGAACGAACATATGCAGTCATACAGCACTTCCACTAAAAGTGATCTTGATTGGAAATTAAACAAAAGTTTTATTATCAGCTGAACTGGCAAGTTAAAAATTAAGGCACACGAGGCCAGATTAATAAATTATATGTATAGTTGTATAGATAGCCAAGCATCACTGAAAAGTTAAGTTGTACTTTGCAACAAAAAACAATTATAGTTGTCAAACACAAAGAATTTATATATCTACTTCACACATTGATTAACTTTTTTTCCACCTTAAGACTGCCATTTTTTGCCATTCTTTAGTGTAAGGCTGCTGCCCTCTACAGATCAAATGCCATTTGCCTCAACTCAAACCTTTTGTGGAAGTAGACAATGATAGCTTCTAATGGGTGGAGAAGCATAAAATAACATAACTTTATCCTATTTAATTAGTTCAATATATTACTCTAAGTCTTAAGTCCAGAACAAAGTGaaagatttttgtaaaacaacattaaaaaaaCAAGTTCCAATTGTACTTGGCATGTATAGTTAAGGCTGCCAGGCTAGGACAGAAGATCATGAGAGTTAGATCAAAGAGAAAGAATTGAACAAAAGATCAATGTTGTCACGTGACACGTTAGTTAAGATTCCTGATTTTAATCTCTTACGATAAGAACAAATGGTGATAGTAAATCATTAGGCTGAATTCTTAGAAGAGTTTTCTTCCAAAAAAAGATAACTTTAACTGCACACCAATGAGAAATCAAACACTTCCCAATGAGTCTGCCAAAAACACATGCTATAATATCGGAACTTGAaactaacaaagaaaataaaaaacattTAAGGCTTTGAAGGCCAGAacatcaatttatttatttttaaaaacgaAATTGAAATCGGATCTTTCATAGAATACTAGGAAAACAAGAGAGGAACTACAGCATTTACTTGTGGAGAAAAGAAAAGGGTTGAGCTAATATTGGACATCCTTTTGCAAAAGACCAATTAACTGCAGTTCCACATGCAATGCACATTCGGAGAATACATGCGACATTGTAGACTGTACTCAACATATGAGAAAGTAAAGGCCAAGCAACATCATTGTACTTCAATCCAAGTTAATCATaagtaatatatttttaaatgcgataatatttttaaaaaattcgaGCAACATAGATTAAAAGTATAGTCATGAAGATGAAGGTAAATAATGCTACAATTATAACTACCTTGATCAAGAATATCTTGCAATGAAAATATAAATCCGAGAGGAAACTGAAAATTGTGTTATTACCAAATTCTATGCTCTATCATATGCGTGAGCCAGCTCCCCGCAACAAAACTAGTCCAACTACAAGAATTATAAACCCTATTCATACTACTTGATAGGAAGTTAGCTGATTATATTTTCTATCTATATTTTAAGATATTACCCCGTGTCTTCTCCTTTTTAATGTAATACTCTCATTAGTTTGTAGGAATAGAAATTACAGGCATGTTCCATATTTAAGGTCACGATAACTCACGCTTGGTTTTTACACCAAATCAATCAACTTAACTTTAGCAACTAAAAGTCAATGTGAGATGACACACCATTGAATCAATGGTTAAGTAACGAATGCATACATAATAGACATGATTGTTTCCATGGATCAGCACATTGATCAAACAGAAGAATGGCAATTGCAATATGTTCCATAAGTTGCAAAATCTTTCTTGATTTAACAGGAAACTAAACAATTCTAAGATATATTTGCTACGGACAAAAACCCTTAAAACTCCAATCATACTAGTACCATAGTTACATAAATACCCAAAATATATAGTTACGGTCAGCAACAAATGTCCTCCCTATAATCAGCAGTGAATCTAGGAAAGCAAGGCTAGGGTAGATAGATATAGAGGACATATGTCACTGTTCTTGAAATAATGTTATAGCCTACTATAGCATGTCACGTCAGTCCGTGATACGTCAAAATCAGAATCTCTGAGCTAAAGTGGTTTAAatgcaaaaaaagaagaaaatttctCTGACACCAAACAAAAGGCAAGAGAGACAAGTGAAACACCACAAAACAATATGAGTAAAACTAGGATGAAAGGTCCCAGTTGCACTAAAACAGATCTCACCCTGAGGAAAAATATGGCTAGCTCTTTACTAAGTTAGCTATAGTATTTTGTATTCAGTGAATTACATGCAACAAAATAAGCAAAATTTCCAAAATCATATACTCAGCCACACATAAGGCAAGAAGCTCTCACTCATacatatcattatttttattgCTGACAcctttttggtcattttttggAGCTCTATGCTATATTATTATCGCGTCCACCTAAGTGCTTTTTAATTGTTCTTTTCCTTAATTTGCAGCAACACAAGAAATAAGTACGACAACTATAGCTCAAGGAAAATACTACTGTGATTTTGAGGCTGATAGTCAAGTGGTACTGGTAGATTAGTTTGCAACCTATGTGTTTTCACAATTCTCATACTTTAATTTATTCATCATTCGTGTAAAAGAATTTCATTCGGAAGGGaaaaaaacaaggaaaagagaCGAAAAGAAATAGTTGCGGGCAAATTGGTAAGTACGCCATCATCatcgaaataaataaataaataaaacatgtaGTTGCAGCATGTGAAAGAGAAAGAGAACACGTAGTATTGGACTAACCTTTGCAAAGATTGCTGAGTTGCAATTCAATCTTGCTGAGGAACGTAGTTGCTTCATCGAAAGGCCTAGACAGATCCGACTTATACTTCACCAATATATCACAGTACGTTTCCTATTTTTCACATATAATAAGCATATATGATCAAAATTTCAAACAAACTGTTCCCAGCAAGAAAAGTCAATAACAGCTAGTAACAATTATAAATTCTACAAACAGAAAGAATTAAGAACTAACCATAAACTCGTCGAGTTCAGGATCAGCTCCTATGCATATGGAAGTAGCGTTTGCTTTACGAAAGTCATTTTGTTGCCTTATCTCTTCTAGTACAGTAGCTATCTCTGGTGGTGCTCCTACCTGAAAAATAAACGACCATTGAAACCTAGTCAGAACCTAAAGCCTAAATAATTATTACAAgtactggaaaaaaaaaaggaaaattaaaagaagaagatAAGATCGATATCCAAATTTGCAGAAGCTAAAGATTTCGAAAGCCATAACCCTCTTCGTAAAGAAAAGCAAATCACAAAGTTTCGGAAACTTTTGAAAAAACATATCTCTAAGAAGTGATGATGAAAATATATTTAGGTTAAACAGTCAGTGGGAGATGTACTGTTTAAATAAAATTCAGtcttttaattcaaatcataGAAATAGATGTGAAAACACTTAAAATTACTATATTGTTTTGGAAAACACTCGGAACTTTAAACAATACAGATTAAAAGCTTGTATATATGAGTAGTGTTTTAACCTTTTGGCAATCAATATAAGCGCGGAGCAATTTAGGATAATAAGGATGGGAGACGATTTTAGCCTTGATAATATTTGaagcatcttcatcatcatcttcagtATCATCGCGTCTGCTACAGCTGCCTCTAATTTGATGATTTTCAGAATTAGCAGCTTCCGATGATAATTGAACATCATCGGATCCAAACATCATAGGAGGAGTAGTCAAGGTGTTGTAGTTGTGGTAAGTCATGTTGTACTCAGTTTCCATAATTAAATTCTCCGGTGACATCAACGCCTTGTCCGCGTATTCACTTGTTGAATGGAAACCATACATTTCTTCATCCATATCACTCTTCAAAACCAAAGTTATGTGAATTAGTaaagaaataatcaaaatactaattttatttttataaaagatGTTATTGGGTTGGAAGAAGAGAGCTGGTGGTTTTGTTTGCTATTTGAAGTGGGGTAttctttatttactattttaatggAGGAAAAAAATTAAAGGAGAAGAGGAAAAGTAGGGAAGGCCGAAGAAGAGGTTCCAAGACTAGTGTGGGCAAGACCAAGATAGGTCCCATACTTGTTAGAGATAGCGAATCTAACATTTGGGTTAGTCCGATCTTACGCCTGCAAAAGTGTGcaatattgaaaagaaaataaataaaaagaatataagGTAGAACATTTAAAGCATAAAATTACTTCTATTTTTACCAATTACTCATTAAGTTGTTTGTTCTGATGTTCACTTCTTGACCCGTTGAGCATATTCAGTGTGCTCCAAGCTTCGTTCTTCCACTTGTTAAATTAGCTaagtttggacatagatttggttgaaccataaagaaatagttttaaagctgtgttgaaaaataatttttgaaagttgaagttgtatttggatatgtattttatttgaataaaaaagttgaagttttgtgagCGGAAGAAAAATATTCACCCAAAACTAGCCTAAACCAGTTTTTGGGAacttgaaatttttcaaaaactaatcaTATTCTatgaacaaataatatttttttaaaaatttaaaaaacaaaattaccAAAATTTATGACCAAACGGGAACTAAATTTATTTACTCTAGTTCATGCGCTTTAACCTCATAAATACACTAAGTATTAGATCTACCCTAACCTGTGAGGGTTGTTAAAAAATTAGAGTTAGTCAAGAAACCAAAGAGAAATCATTTGTCAAAATAAATTCTAGCACAGAATCATATTGTACATAAATATGTCAGAGATATATAATGTGACCTCCATATGGGATGGCAGACCGACTGAGGACGGGTTAAGCAAGGTTGACAAATTTCTAGGCTGGGAAGCTTTTTAACTATATCTTTGGTAACTTTCACAAGGGAATAACAAGTGAATAATTTTATAAGATATAATAGAAGTTCACATAATATGCATGTGTTTGGGGTCGATAATGGCATAGTCCAACGAACTCATTGAGATTTTTATAACTGGACCAACAAAAAAATGAAGCACACATATGAAGAGGCATATTGTAGAGTTAAATAAAATTAGTAAAACAGTCCTCTCACTATTGTTAGAATTTTTAGATGATAGAAATCTTTCTTTATAGCCAATAGGTGCtatatatacaattatcataaGATAATATGGCCATTCTTAGTGCTTTTTCCATGTGTATTATCCAAATTCTagttattttattctttattaccTTCTGTTTCGTTTTCACAAGCAACCAAACGGCCATGATCAAGTAGTCCACGCAGAGTCAAAGCCATCGTCTTTTAATGCCAAAAATGCCCTCAAGAACGTGTCTCTTGCAGTCTCGCTCCATACTCAAATCCACATGGTCCTGTTGTCTAAAAATTGGTCAAATTTGACCCCGAAACAAGTTCATACtgtatttacattttttttttcttgcttgATAGGCTAGATTTACCATATTTAAAAGAAGCTTATATACTGTTAGATGCAAGTTGgttaaaatgagtaaaaataaaaagttgaGCTAATTGTTAAAAACAGAGAACCTCGTATAAGAAGTGAAATAATTCAGACACAAGTTTGATAGAAAAGATCAACAAAATTTAGTGGGAGATGGAGTATCTTAAATAATATAACGGATCTAGCAAGTATTTGATGAAATAACCGGGAGAAGTATAAGTAAATCCGAATACTACCGTCATATTAAAAATACAATTGGCATATAATATTACATGAAAGTGGAAGGTTAGAACATAAAGAAATTCGGAAATGACGTCAGATGGTAAAAAGCTGGAACATAGATGTTGGGAAGAGTGTTTGAAGAACTAAATTTAAAGAGAAAGGTGCGACAATAATCACTTGTAAAGAGTATGATAATGATATTTAATCAGACAATTCAGATTAGTGATGTTATAGGAATAACTTTACTAAATAATAGAAAAGAACCTTGATCCGTTTATATAAGTCTAATCTTAAGATTTAGGAAGAgcaaatttttaagaaaaatgatgcCTTAAAGGGAATCAAACTTTAGGAGCTACTGCATTCCTGTATGGTGTACAGTGTCTGAAGGGGAGATCacaaattttattatttaatcaaGAGAGAAAGGTTCTCATGTACTTTGTAATTAGAAGATCGAAAAGGCTAAATATACCCCTAATACTATTAGAAAAGATTTAAATGTCTCCTTCGTTATACTTTGAGTTTAAATATATCCTTGTCGttatactattggttcaaatgTACTACTTTTCAGTGAAGTTTGTCCAAGGTGGAT contains:
- the LOC107780680 gene encoding homeobox protein knotted-1-like 6; its protein translation is MDEEMYGFHSTSEYADKALMSPENLIMETEYNMTYHNYNTLTTPPMMFGSDDVQLSSEAANSENHQIRGSCSRRDDTEDDDEDASNIIKAKIVSHPYYPKLLRAYIDCQKVGAPPEIATVLEEIRQQNDFRKANATSICIGADPELDEFMETYCDILVKYKSDLSRPFDEATTFLSKIELQLSNLCKDDGGVSSDEELSCGEVEGQRSEDNELKGRLLRKFGSHLSSLKLEFSKKKKKGKLPKEARQMLLAWWNDHYRWPYPTEADKNSLAESTGLDPKQINNWFINQRKRHWKPSENMQLAVMDNLSGQFFSDD